Within Fusobacterium gonidiaformans ATCC 25563, the genomic segment TTAGAGTTGATACAAATTCCTGAATATTTAGAGAGAGCTCTCGAAGCAGCCGTATCAGGAAATTTACAGGATATTGTTGTAGAAAATAGCGATGTTGCGAAAAGAACCATTCAATATTTGAGAGAAAAAAAAGCGGGGAAGGCTTCCTTTCTTCCTTTGGATATGTTAAAAATCAATAAGAAAACAGTTTCTCAAAAGATTTCAGGAGTCCTTGGGGTTGCTGCTGATTTGGTGGCCAGTGAAGAAAAATATAGAAAAGCAGTAGACTTTGTATTAGGAAATTTACTAGTGGTGGAAAATTATGACATCGCCATTCAAATTTCCAAGGCAAATTTTTTTTCAGGAAATATCGTAACACTTAACGGGGAATTGGTTTCTTCTCGTGGTAGAATTAGTGGTGGAGATCAAAACAAGGGAATTGCCAGTCAATTGTTGGAAAGAAAAAAAGAGAGAAAAAAATTAGAAGAAGAATTAGAAGTTTTACGAAGCAGAATACAAAAAGGAAACCAAGCTTTAGATGAATATAGTAAGCAATTAGAAAAGTATGAAAATGAGATTTCCAATTTGGATATGATGGGAGATAATCTTAGAAAACAAAAGAAGCTAGCAGAAGAATATGTAGAAAGTTTACAAGAAAAAATATCTCGTATGGAAAAAGAAATTCGAATTGCCACTATGGAATTGGAAGAAGAAATTCGATATACAAAAGAGTTTGAGAAGAAAATGAATTCTACTCACGCCCAAAAAGAAGAACTGATTGCTTTATCATCTACATTAAAGCAGGAAATTCAAGAAATTCGAGAGAAAAATAAAGAACTACAAGAAAAGATAGAGACACAAAAAGAAAAAATTTCAGATATTCGAATTTTATTTTTAAATAGTAAAAATCATTGGGAGCAATTATCTCAAGAAGAAGAAAGACTTGGAAAAGAAGAAAAAGAATTCCAAGGTATGGAAGAAGAATTAGAAAGAAGAATCGAAAGTCTACAAAATGGAAAACTATCTTTGGAAGAAACACAACTAGAATTAGCTAAAAAAATTGAAAATACTTTAGAAGAATATCATAAAGAAAGTAAAGAAATGGAAAAACTTCATGAACAAGATAAACAGAATGTAGAAAAAGAACGAGAACTTCATAAGGTGCAAAAAGAAATCGAAAGTCGTTTACTATTCATGAAGGATAAATATCAAAGAACAGAAGAAAAATTAGAGAGAATTCGAGAAGAGAGTATCTTGTTAGAAGAAGAGTTAGAAAAACTTACAGAGATTGAAGCGGAAATTTTTCCTTTTGAAAAAATGAGAAGTCGAAAAGAAAATTTGCGGAATTTGGAGGCCAAGTTATTATCTTTTGGAGATGTTAATTTACTAGCCATTGAAGAATTTCGAGAGTTAAAAGAAAAATATTCTTATTTAGGAAATCAACGAGATGATTTAGTGCGTGGCAAAAAAGTGTTATTGGATTTGATTTCGGAAATTAAGGATACGATTTATGAAAGATTCCAAGAGGCTTATCATATCATTAGTGAAAATTTTAATAAAATGTGTATGGAAACTTTAGATAACTCAGAAGGAAAACTAAACTTATTAGAAGCAGAAGAATTTGAGAACGCCGGAGTTGAAATTTTTGTAAAATTTAAAAATAAAAAGAGACAGTCTCTTTCTCTTTTATCCGGTGGAGAAAAATCAATGGTGGCAATTGCTTTCATTATGTCTATTTTTATGTATAAACCAAGTCCTTTTACTTTTTTAGATGAAATTGAAGCCGCTTTGGATGAAAAAAATACAAGAAAATTGATTGCTAAATTGAAGGAATTTACTTCACAATCTCAATTTATTTTAATTACACATAACAAAGATACTATGAGAGAATCGGACAGTATTTTTGGGGTTACTATGAACAAAGAGATAGGAATTTCGAAGGTAGTTCCTGTAAAATTTTAAAGGAAGATGGTGGAAAAGATGAAAATACTTTCCTACATTTATTATTTGATTACAAGTTTACGAAATTTTTTATATGATAAGGGATTTTTACCGATTTATCATGTAAAGGACGTCGAGATTATTTGTATTGGAAATATATCCGTGGGAGGAACAGGAAAGACTCCTGCAGTACAATTTTTTGTCAAAAAATTACAAAAAATGGGAAGAAATGTAGCAGTGGTCTCAAGAGGTTATCGTGGTAAGAGAAAAAATGAACCTTGCTTAGTGAGTGATGGACGAGTGATTTTTGCCAGTCCACAGGAAAGTGGGGATGAACCGTATATTCATGCTTTAAATTTAACGGTTCCGATTATTGTGAGTAAGAATCGTTACCATGCCTGTCTGTTTGCGAGAAAACATTTTCATGTGGATACGATTGTATTGGATGATGGATTTCAACATAGAAAACTAGCAAGAAATCGAGATGTTGTTTTGGTGGATGCCACCAATCCTTTTGGAGGAAGACATTTACTGCCTTGGGGGACATTAAGAGAAAGTTTTAAAAAGGCTGCGAAGAGGGCAGAAGAATTTATTATTACAAAGGCAGATTTAGTAAGTGAAAGGGAAATTGAAAAAATTAAAAAGTATTTAAAACATTCTTTTCATAAAGAAATTTCTGTAGCAAAGCATGGAGTACATTCTTTGCGAGATATGTCCGGAAATTTAAAACCTTTGTTTTGGATTGAAGGAAAGAGAGTTTTAATTTTTTCAGGGCTTGCCAATCCTTTGAATTTTGAAAAAACGGTTTTGGCTTTAGAGCCTAGTTATATTGAAAGAATTGATTTTATCGACCATCATAATTTTAAAGAAAAAGATTTGCTTCGTATTGAGAGGCGAGCAGAACAAATGGAAGCAGACTATATTTTAACGACAGAAAAAGACTTTGTGAAGTTTCCAAAACATTTAGATATTCCGAATCTTTATGTCTTAAAGATTGAGTTTACAATGTTGGAAGATCACAGCCTAGAAACATGGAGGGTATTTTGAAAAAAGCAGAGATTGTTAAAAAATTTCGTAGTGTGAGTATAGAAGAATTGGAAAAAGAAATTCAAGAGAGAGGGAAATACAAAGTATTTTCTGAATTTGCAGAAATTATGGATAAGAGGTCCTATTTTACAGTGAGCATCGAGGGGGAGATTTGCCGAAAAAAAGCGAATCCCATTTTATTCGAGTTTCCTTATGAGGAAGATACAAAAAAATTGGCGAGCATGATTTTATTTTATGGAACTCCGGAAGAAAGACAAGTGATTCATGCAATTTCCAGACTTTCTAATATAGAAATTCCAAATTTGAAAGAAAAATTGATGACAACACTTGTGAATCGAAATTTTGATTTTGCAAAAAGATATGCAAAGGAACTTTTTTTGAGAGATGAGAGAGCTTTTTGGAAAGTATTGAATACTTTTGTAGAATTGGGAGAAAAAGAAAATCAAAAAAGAGAAGTTTTGAAAGCTTTCGAAGTTTGTATGAACATAGTGAAATATGATGAAAGACTGTTTCATTTGTATCTTTCTTTTTTAACTCGTTATCGAGATAATTATTAGGAGGAAGAATGGCGAAGGTATACGCATATTTTTTAGAGTTAACAGGAGAAAGCGGAGTTGTTGATACTTGGGCAGAGTGTCAGGAAAAAACCAAAGGAGTCAAAAAAGCTAGGTACAAATCGTTTCCTGATCGAATACAAGCAGGAAATTGGCTTTCACGAGGAGCTATTTACGAGAAAAAAGAAGCTCTTCAAAAAAAAATAATTCAAAAAATGGAATTGCCGGAAGGAATTTATTTCGATGCTGGAACTGGGCGTGGAATTGGAGTTGAAGTCCGAGTGAGCGATAAAAATGGAAGTTCTTTATTAGAAGAGGGTTGTAATGAATTTGGAAATATTTTATTAGGTTTTTCTAAGACAAATAATTATGGAGAACTTACAGGGCTTTCCAAGGCAATTGATATTGCATTAGAAAAAAAAATATTTCATATTTATGGAGATAGTAATTTAGTATTAGAGTTTTGGTCTCAAGGAAGATATCATCCTGAGAAATTAGAAAAAGAAACGGTTATTTTGATTCAAGATGTAATCAAAAAGCGAAAACAATTTGAAGCCTTAGGAGGTAAGATTTCCTATATTTCCGGAGATATTAATCCTGCTGATTTAGGTTTTCATAAATAAGGAGGTCAACACATGGAGATGTTTGTATTATTTGGAACCTCACATATGATCATGATATTGATTGGGGTAATATCCGTACTAGCTTTCATTGGCTTAGGATTTTTAATAAAGCCACAAGCATTAGCAAAATTTGTTTCTGTTGTTGTGTTAGGAATTAAAATTGCAGAGATGTATTATCGTCATATTTTTTTAGGAGAAGAGATTTATCGAATGTTACCTTTTCATCTTTGTAATTTAACGATTATTCTTTCTCTTTTTATGATGTTTTTCCATTCTAAATTTTTATTCCAATTGGTTTATTTTTGGTTTGTAGGAGCTATTTTTGCCATTATAACACCGGATATTATTTTTGATTATCCGAATTTTTGGACCATTAGTTTTTTTGTAACTCATTTTTATTTAGTATTTAGTGCTTTGTTTGCTTTAATACACTTTCATTTTAGACCTACAAAAAAAGGAATGATTATGGCTTTTTTATTCATTAACCTTTGGGCAGTTGTGATGTATTTTGTAAACCAAGAATTGGGAACCAATTATCTTTTCGTAAACCGAATTCCGGAAACGACAACCTTACTAAGTTATTTTGGAGCTTGGCCTTATTATTTTTTACCGGTAGAAGGAATTTATCTGATACAAAGTATTTTATTGTATTTACCATTCCGAAAAGCAAATATTAAATTTAATTTTTAAGAAAAAAATAGCAAGGAAGCCTTGAAGTATGGTATAATATTTTGTTAATTTAGAAGAAGGAGAGAATAGAATGTTTGACAAATTAGAAGAAGTAGTAGCAAGATATGAGGAATTACATACTTTGTTAAGTTCCCCTGAAGTCTTGAACGATCCTAAAAAGATGATAGAATGTAATAAAAATTTAAATGCTTTAACTCCTTTGATTGAAAAATACAAAGAATATAAGGCAGTGAAAGATGATGTCGAATTTATCAAAGAAAGTTTAAAAACAGAAAAAGATGAAGATATGCGTTCTATGATGCAAGAAGAATTAAAAGAAAATGAAGAACAAATGCCGGAACTAGAAAAAGAATTGAAAATTTTATTATTACCAAAAGACCCGAATGATGATAATAACGTTATTGTAGAAATTCGAGGAGGAGCAGGAGGAGATGAGGCGGCTATTTTTGCCGGAGATTTATTCCGAATGTATTGTCGTTATGCAGAAAGAAAAAAATGGAAGATTGAAATTATTGAAAAACAAGACTTAGAAGGTTTAGATGGATTAAAAGAAGTCGCTTTTAGTATTCAAGGATTTGGGGCTTACTCTAAATTGAAGTTTGAATCAGGAGTACATAGAGTACAAAGAGTTCCTAAAACAGAATCTGCGGGAAGAATTCACACTTCGACTGCAACAGTAGCAGTGCTTCCTGAAGTGGAAGATATTACAGAGGTACACATCGATCCCAAAGATTTAAAGATTGATACTTATCGTTCTGGTGGAGCAGGAGGGCAACACGTAAATATGACAGACTCTGCTGTTCGTATTACTCACTTGCCGACAGGGGTAATTGTACAATGTCAAGATGAACGTTCTCAATTAAAGAATCGAGAAAAGGCAATGAAGCATTTGGCATCTAAATTATTGGAAATGGAAGTAGAAAAACAAAGAAGTGAAATTGAAGGGGAAAGACGTCTACAAGTTGGAACCGGAGATAGAGCAGAAAAGATTAGAACCTATAATTTTCCACAAGGAAGAATAACGGATCATAGAATTAAATTGACAGTACATCAATTAGAAGCCTTTTTGGATGGAGATTTAGATGAAATGATTGATGCTTTGATTACCTTTAGTCAGGCAGAAATGTTATCTGCTTCTGGAGAAGAATAAAATGAATTTATTGGACATATTACAGTTTGCAGAAGAGTATTTGAAAAAATACTCTTTTTCAAAATCTCGTCTAGAAAGTGAACTCCTGATTGCTGATGTTTTACATTTAGATCGATTAAGTCTTTATGTGAACTATGATAGGATGTTGGAAGAAGAAGAAAAATTAAAAATAAAAAAATATCTTTTTCAAATGGCAAAGACAAAAAAGTCCTATCGCGAATTACGAGAAGAACGGGAAGAAGAGAATTTTCAAGAAGAAAATCGGAAATTGTTACAACAATCGATAGAATATTTAAAAAAATATGAAGTTCCCAATGCAAAATTAGATGCAGAATATATTTTTGCTGATGTTTTAAAAGTGAATCGGAATATGCTAAGCCTTTATTTGCATCGTGAAATTTCAGAAGAACAAAAACAAGAGTTACGAGAAAAACTAATTCAACGAGGAAAATTTCGTAAACCTTTGCAATATATTTTAGGAAAATGGGAATTTTATGGTTATGAATTTATTACAGATGAAAGGGCTTTAATTCCTAGAGCAGATACTGAAATTTTAGTAGAACAAGCTAAAATTCTTTCTTTAGAGAAAGAAAATCCGAAAATTTTAGATATTGGAACAGGAACGGGTGCGATTGCAATTACTTTAGCAAAAGAAGTACCGGAGGCAGAGGTTTTAGGAATCGATATTAGCGAGAGAGCTCTTTCTTTAGCAAAAGAAAATAAAGAATATCAGTTTGTTAGGAATGTCTCTTTTTTACAATCGAATCTTTTTGAAAAATTAGAAGGGAAATCTTTTGACATTATCGTATCAAATCCTCCTTATATACCTCAAGAAGAATACGAAGACTTAATGCCTGAAGTAAAAAACTATGAGCCGAAAAATGCCTTGACCGATGCAGGAGATGGATATTCTTTTTATCAAAGGATTATTCAAGAAGCCAATGGTTATTTGAATGAAAAGGGATATTTGCTGTTTGAAGTGGGGTATCAACAAGCGGAGCAGGTCAAACAGTGGATGGAAGAAGAAAAGTTTGAAGACTTGTATATCGCAGAAGATTATGCAGGACACCAAAGAGTGGTATTAGGAAGAAAAGGAGGCGAAAATTGAGAATTATTGCAGGAGAAGCTAGAAGTCGAAAACTAAAAACAAGAAAGGGTTTTGAAACAAGACCAACTTTGGCGAATGTAAAAGAAGCCTTGTTTTCTATGATCGCACCTCATTTGGAAGATAGTGTCTTTTTAGACTTATTTAGTGGGAGTGGAAACATTGCTTTAGAAGCATTGAGCCGTGGGGCAAAACGAGCTGTGATGATAGAGAAAGATACGGAAGCACTACGATTTATTATTGAGAATGTAAATGCCTTAGGCTTTCAAGATAGATGCCGTGCTTATAAAAATGATGTCTTTCGTGCGATTGAAATTTTGGCAAGAAAAGGGGAAAAGTTCAGTATTATTTTTATGGACCCTCCTTACCAAGATAATGTTTGTACGAAAGTATTAGAACATATAGAGAAATTTGAAATTTTAGGCGAAGAGGGTATTATTATTTGTGAGCATCATGCTTTTGAAGAAATGGCAGAAAGAGTAGGAAGTTTTCAAAAAATTGATGAAAGAAAATATCAGAAAAAAGTAATCACATTTTATGCGAGATAAAAGGAGGAAACAATATGCAATTACAAGCGATGATTAAAACAGATAAAGGGGATATTCGATTACAATTATTTCCGGAAGTGGCACCTATGACAGTAACTAACTTTGTATATTTAGCAAGAAGAGGATATTATAATGGATTAAAATTTCATAGAGTGATTCCTGATTTTATGATACAAGGAGGAGATCCAACCGGAACAGGGGCAGGAGGACCGGGATATCAATTTGGTGATGAATTTCAAAAAGGAGTTGTTTTTGATAAGAAAGGAATTTTAGCCATGGCAAATGCCGGACCGAATACAAATGCCTCTCAATTTTTTATCACTCATGTTCCAACAGATTGGTTAAATTATAAACATACTATTTTTGGAGAAGTTGTGAGCGAAGAAGATCAAGTAGTTGTAGATAAGATTGCTCAAGGTGATTTGATGAATGAAATTCAAATCTTAGGAGATGTGGAAGACTTTTTACAATCACAAGAAGAAATTGTAAAACAATTGGATGGAATTTTTGGAGAAGGACATGAAGAAAAATAGTTTTGAAGCAAACTTAGAGGAAATCGATACAATTATTGCCAAGATGGAATCAGGAGAATTAAGTTTAGAAGATTCTATCAAAGAATATGAAAAGGCGATGAAATTGTTAAAAAAATCTTCTGATTTGTTAGAAAATGCGGAAGGAAAATTATATCAAGTGATGAAAGATCAAGAAGGAGAACTTCAAGTTGAAGAATTATAGAGAGTATTTTAATAAGAGATTTGGAGAGGTATTAACGCAATACAATACACCGGTTTGGATGGCAGAGGGAATGCAATATGCCTGTTTGCAAGGAGGGAAACGAATTCGTCCCCAACTTCTATTTATGACCTTATCTTTACTAGGAAAAGAAAGGGACTTAGGATTTCCTTTTGCAGCAGCCTTGGAAATGATACATAGTTATTCTTTAGTTCATGATGATTTGCCGGCTATGGATAATGATGATTATAGACGAGGTCAATTGACAACACATAAAAAATTTGGAGAAGCCAATGGGATTCTAATTGGAGATGCTCTATTGACCAATGCTTTTTCTGTGATGATACGAGGAAGTATGGGAAAAGTAGCTGCTGAAAAAATTTTAGAAATTGTAGCTTTGTTTTCAGAATATGCCGGAATTGATGGAATGATAGGTGGGCAAGCTATGGATGTGGCTTATGCCGGAAAACAAATCTCGTATAAAACTTTGACTTTTATTCATGAGCATAAGACAGGACGACTATTGTTGTTGCCTATCTTGGTAGCTTGTATTTTAGGAGATGCTTCTTTGGAACAACGAGAAGCATTAGAAAGTTACGGGAAAAAAATAGGACTTGCCTTTCAAATCAAAGATGATATTTTGGATGTAGAAGGAAGTTTTGAGGAACTTGGAAAGGCACTAAAAAGTGATGAAAAATTAAATAAATCGACCTATCCAAGTATTTTTGGTTTAGAAAAGAGTAAAGAGTTGTTAACAGAGACTTTGCAAGAGGCAAGACTAGTCTTAGAAAAAGTATTTAAAAAAGAAGAATTGGAAGAATTTTTTGAATTAACAGAGTTTATGGAGAAGAGGACGAAATAATGTCAACAAAATTACATGATTATGATTATCATCTTCCGGAAGAATTAATTGGACAAACTCCAAGAGAGCCGAGAGATCATGCTAAATTATTACTCGTAAATCGGGATACTAAAACAATAGAAGATAAGTATTTTTATGATATTCTCGATTATCTGCAAAAAGGAGATGTTCTAGTCAGAAATTCTACGAAAGTGATTCCTGCAAGATTGTATGGACAAAAAGAGACAGGTGGAATTTTGGAAGTTCTTTTGGTAAAAAGAAAAGACTTGGATACTTGGGAATGTCTCTTAAAACCTGCAAAAAAATTAAAATTAGGACAAAAAATATACATTGGACCAAATTCTGAATTGGTAGCGGAGCTTTTAGAAATTCAAGAAGATGGAAATCGAATTTTAAAATTTTCTTATGAAGGAAGTTTTGAAGAGAATTTAGATAGATTGGGAACTATGCCCTTACCACCCTATATTGTGGAGAAATTAGAAGACCAAGAAATGTATCAAACAGTCTATGCAAAGCGAGGGGAATCGGTTGCCGCACCGACGGCAGGTTTGCATTTTACGGAAGAGTTATTACAAAAAATTCAAGAAAAAGGAATTGAAATTGTAGATATTTATTTGGAAGTAGGGCTGGGAACTTTCCGTCCGGTTCAAACAGAGGATGTATTGGACCACAAAATGCACGAAGAATTATTTGAAATTCCGGAAGAAGCAGCTCAGAAAATCAATCAAGCTAAGGCAGAAGGAAGAAGAATTATCTCCGTAGGAACCACAACGACAAGGGCTTTGGAATCTTCTGTCGATGAGAATGGTATTTTACTTGCTCAAAAGAAGAATACAGGGATTTTTATTTACCCGGGTTATCAAT encodes:
- the smc gene encoding chromosome segregation protein SMC, which codes for MYLKAVEVHGFKSFGEKVYIEFNQGITSIVGPNGSGKSNILDAVLWVLGEQSYKNIRAKESQDVIFSGGKDKKAMNQAEVSLIIDNEDGYFEEFPQEDLTITRKIHMTGENEYFINHQKSRLKDISALFLDTGIGKSAYSVIGQGKVERIINSSPKEVKGIIEEAAGIKKFQASKNEAMKNLENVELELEKIELVLQEVRENKNRVEKQAEVAQRYLDVREEKQRAQKSIFLTDYHQKQEEQEIAGKEQEGFLENCQKFDKELKETEENIHRLEEEKKNLQEKMEKISSKNESLRTFLEEQEREKVRVQERQAAFQRELEEKKERLIQEKQKREEREKNKRSFFVKKEELKKKIEDLEEKNQVFEVLLKNLDQEKKIFEETLEVKDHKLREVELQKLNVINDLETSSKRMQSSENRVKNLETDAEESQKKLEEVKKEFLIAEEKRKQQEQKLQDSEKRTQFVEEEISRLSIALNKASEKLRQLEFEEKRSSARYEAILRMEENNEGYYKGVREVLQANIPGVAGVFLELIQIPEYLERALEAAVSGNLQDIVVENSDVAKRTIQYLREKKAGKASFLPLDMLKINKKTVSQKISGVLGVAADLVASEEKYRKAVDFVLGNLLVVENYDIAIQISKANFFSGNIVTLNGELVSSRGRISGGDQNKGIASQLLERKKERKKLEEELEVLRSRIQKGNQALDEYSKQLEKYENEISNLDMMGDNLRKQKKLAEEYVESLQEKISRMEKEIRIATMELEEEIRYTKEFEKKMNSTHAQKEELIALSSTLKQEIQEIREKNKELQEKIETQKEKISDIRILFLNSKNHWEQLSQEEERLGKEEKEFQGMEEELERRIESLQNGKLSLEETQLELAKKIENTLEEYHKESKEMEKLHEQDKQNVEKERELHKVQKEIESRLLFMKDKYQRTEEKLERIREESILLEEELEKLTEIEAEIFPFEKMRSRKENLRNLEAKLLSFGDVNLLAIEEFRELKEKYSYLGNQRDDLVRGKKVLLDLISEIKDTIYERFQEAYHIISENFNKMCMETLDNSEGKLNLLEAEEFENAGVEIFVKFKNKKRQSLSLLSGGEKSMVAIAFIMSIFMYKPSPFTFLDEIEAALDEKNTRKLIAKLKEFTSQSQFILITHNKDTMRESDSIFGVTMNKEIGISKVVPVKF
- the lpxK gene encoding tetraacyldisaccharide 4'-kinase; this translates as MKILSYIYYLITSLRNFLYDKGFLPIYHVKDVEIICIGNISVGGTGKTPAVQFFVKKLQKMGRNVAVVSRGYRGKRKNEPCLVSDGRVIFASPQESGDEPYIHALNLTVPIIVSKNRYHACLFARKHFHVDTIVLDDGFQHRKLARNRDVVLVDATNPFGGRHLLPWGTLRESFKKAAKRAEEFIITKADLVSEREIEKIKKYLKHSFHKEISVAKHGVHSLRDMSGNLKPLFWIEGKRVLIFSGLANPLNFEKTVLALEPSYIERIDFIDHHNFKEKDLLRIERRAEQMEADYILTTEKDFVKFPKHLDIPNLYVLKIEFTMLEDHSLETWRVF
- a CDS encoding viroplasmin family protein, translating into MAKVYAYFLELTGESGVVDTWAECQEKTKGVKKARYKSFPDRIQAGNWLSRGAIYEKKEALQKKIIQKMELPEGIYFDAGTGRGIGVEVRVSDKNGSSLLEEGCNEFGNILLGFSKTNNYGELTGLSKAIDIALEKKIFHIYGDSNLVLEFWSQGRYHPEKLEKETVILIQDVIKKRKQFEALGGKISYISGDINPADLGFHK
- a CDS encoding TIGR02206 family membrane protein, whose translation is MEMFVLFGTSHMIMILIGVISVLAFIGLGFLIKPQALAKFVSVVVLGIKIAEMYYRHIFLGEEIYRMLPFHLCNLTIILSLFMMFFHSKFLFQLVYFWFVGAIFAIITPDIIFDYPNFWTISFFVTHFYLVFSALFALIHFHFRPTKKGMIMAFLFINLWAVVMYFVNQELGTNYLFVNRIPETTTLLSYFGAWPYYFLPVEGIYLIQSILLYLPFRKANIKFNF
- the prfA gene encoding peptide chain release factor 1: MFDKLEEVVARYEELHTLLSSPEVLNDPKKMIECNKNLNALTPLIEKYKEYKAVKDDVEFIKESLKTEKDEDMRSMMQEELKENEEQMPELEKELKILLLPKDPNDDNNVIVEIRGGAGGDEAAIFAGDLFRMYCRYAERKKWKIEIIEKQDLEGLDGLKEVAFSIQGFGAYSKLKFESGVHRVQRVPKTESAGRIHTSTATVAVLPEVEDITEVHIDPKDLKIDTYRSGGAGGQHVNMTDSAVRITHLPTGVIVQCQDERSQLKNREKAMKHLASKLLEMEVEKQRSEIEGERRLQVGTGDRAEKIRTYNFPQGRITDHRIKLTVHQLEAFLDGDLDEMIDALITFSQAEMLSASGEE
- the prmC gene encoding peptide chain release factor N(5)-glutamine methyltransferase encodes the protein MNLLDILQFAEEYLKKYSFSKSRLESELLIADVLHLDRLSLYVNYDRMLEEEEKLKIKKYLFQMAKTKKSYRELREEREEENFQEENRKLLQQSIEYLKKYEVPNAKLDAEYIFADVLKVNRNMLSLYLHREISEEQKQELREKLIQRGKFRKPLQYILGKWEFYGYEFITDERALIPRADTEILVEQAKILSLEKENPKILDIGTGTGAIAITLAKEVPEAEVLGIDISERALSLAKENKEYQFVRNVSFLQSNLFEKLEGKSFDIIVSNPPYIPQEEYEDLMPEVKNYEPKNALTDAGDGYSFYQRIIQEANGYLNEKGYLLFEVGYQQAEQVKQWMEEEKFEDLYIAEDYAGHQRVVLGRKGGEN
- the rsmD gene encoding 16S rRNA (guanine(966)-N(2))-methyltransferase RsmD; translated protein: MRIIAGEARSRKLKTRKGFETRPTLANVKEALFSMIAPHLEDSVFLDLFSGSGNIALEALSRGAKRAVMIEKDTEALRFIIENVNALGFQDRCRAYKNDVFRAIEILARKGEKFSIIFMDPPYQDNVCTKVLEHIEKFEILGEEGIIICEHHAFEEMAERVGSFQKIDERKYQKKVITFYAR
- a CDS encoding peptidylprolyl isomerase → MQLQAMIKTDKGDIRLQLFPEVAPMTVTNFVYLARRGYYNGLKFHRVIPDFMIQGGDPTGTGAGGPGYQFGDEFQKGVVFDKKGILAMANAGPNTNASQFFITHVPTDWLNYKHTIFGEVVSEEDQVVVDKIAQGDLMNEIQILGDVEDFLQSQEEIVKQLDGIFGEGHEEK
- the xseB gene encoding exodeoxyribonuclease VII small subunit gives rise to the protein MKKNSFEANLEEIDTIIAKMESGELSLEDSIKEYEKAMKLLKKSSDLLENAEGKLYQVMKDQEGELQVEEL
- a CDS encoding polyprenyl synthetase family protein; its protein translation is MKNYREYFNKRFGEVLTQYNTPVWMAEGMQYACLQGGKRIRPQLLFMTLSLLGKERDLGFPFAAALEMIHSYSLVHDDLPAMDNDDYRRGQLTTHKKFGEANGILIGDALLTNAFSVMIRGSMGKVAAEKILEIVALFSEYAGIDGMIGGQAMDVAYAGKQISYKTLTFIHEHKTGRLLLLPILVACILGDASLEQREALESYGKKIGLAFQIKDDILDVEGSFEELGKALKSDEKLNKSTYPSIFGLEKSKELLTETLQEARLVLEKVFKKEELEEFFELTEFMEKRTK
- the queA gene encoding tRNA preQ1(34) S-adenosylmethionine ribosyltransferase-isomerase QueA, whose amino-acid sequence is MSTKLHDYDYHLPEELIGQTPREPRDHAKLLLVNRDTKTIEDKYFYDILDYLQKGDVLVRNSTKVIPARLYGQKETGGILEVLLVKRKDLDTWECLLKPAKKLKLGQKIYIGPNSELVAELLEIQEDGNRILKFSYEGSFEENLDRLGTMPLPPYIVEKLEDQEMYQTVYAKRGESVAAPTAGLHFTEELLQKIQEKGIEIVDIYLEVGLGTFRPVQTEDVLDHKMHEELFEIPEEAAQKINQAKAEGRRIISVGTTTTRALESSVDENGILLAQKKNTGIFIYPGYQFQIVDALITNFHLPKSTLLMLVSAFSEREFILEIYQHAVEEKYHFFSFGDAMFIY